In the genome of Penaeus vannamei isolate JL-2024 unplaced genomic scaffold, ASM4276789v1 unanchor5197, whole genome shotgun sequence, one region contains:
- the LOC113819981 gene encoding uncharacterized protein, producing the protein MTAPSPKTALPEPHRQSLLSPKTAPSPKTAPSPKPAPRPKTAPSPKTASSPKTASIPKTAPSPKTAPSPKTAPSPKTAPSPKTAPSPKTASSPKTAPSPKTAPSPKTAPSPKTAPSPKTASSPKTAPSPKTAPSPKTASSPKTAPSPMTAPSPKTAPSPKTAPSPKTAPSPKTAPSPMTAPSPKTAPSPKTASSPKTAPSPKTASSPKTAPSPKTAPSPKTASSPKTAPSPKTASSPKTAPSPKTAPSPKTAPSPKTAPSPKTASPEPQDSPEPQDSPEPQDSPEPPRQPRAPRQPAPSPKTAPTPKTAPSPKPQDSLEPQGSPEPQDSQPRAPSQPRAPRQPRAPRQPAPSPKPASSPKTAPSPKTAPSPKTAPSQPRAPLPPPPPPAAARGDPTVFRVNRAPRFAKHRKRLKSPRCLSSKSCFVDVDV; encoded by the coding sequence ATGACAGCCCCAAGCCCCAAGACAGCCCTCCCTGAGCCCCACAGACAGAGCCTCCTGAGCCCCAAGACAGCCCCGAGCCCCAAGACAGCCCCGAGCCCCAAGCCAGCCCCGCGCCCCAAGACAGCCCCCAGCCCCAAGACAGCCTCCAGCCCCAAGACAGCCTCGATCCCCAAGACAGCCCCGAGCCCCAAGACAGCCCCGAGCCCCAAGACAGCCCCGAGCCCCAAGACAGCCCCGAGCCCCAAGACAGCCCCGAGCCCCAAGACAGCCTCGAGCCCCAAGACAGCCCCGAGCCCCAAGACAGCCCCGAGCCCCAAGACAGCCCCGAGCCCCAAGACAGCCCCGAGCCCCAAGACAGCCTCGAGCCCCAAGACAGCCCCGAGCCCCAAGACAGCCCCGAGCCCCAAGACAGCCTCGAGCCCCAAGACAGCCCCGAGCCCCATGACAGCCCCAAGCCCCAAGACAGCCCCGAGCCCCAAGACAGCCCCGAGCCCCAAGACAGCCCCGAGCCCCAAGACAGCCCCGAGCCCCATGACAGCCCCAAGCCCCAAGACAGCCCCGAGCCCCAAGACAGCCTCGAGCCCCAAGACAGCCCCGAGCCCCAAGACAGCCTCGAGCCCCAAGACAGCCCCGAGCCCCAAGACAGCCCCGAGCCCCAAGACAGCCTCGAGCCCCAAGACAGCCCCGAGCCCCAAGACAGCCTCGAGCCCCAAGACAGCCCCGAGCCCCAAGACAGCCCCGAGCCCCAAGACAGCCCCGAGCCCCAAGACAGCCCCGAGCCCCAAGACAGCCAGCCCCGAGCCCCAAGACAGCCCCGAGCCCCAAGACAGCCCCGAGCCCCAAGACAGCCCCGAGCCCCCAAGACAGCCCCGAGCCCCAAGACAGCCAGCCCCGAGCCCCAAGACAGCCCCGACCCCCAAGACAGCCCCGAGCCCCAAGCCCCAAGACAGCCTCGAGCCCCAAGGCAGCCCCGAGCCCCAAGACAGCCAGCCCCGAGCCCCAAGCCAGCCTCGAGCCCCAAGACAGCCCCGAGCCCCAAGACAGCCAGCCCCGAGCCCCAAGCCAGCCTCGAGCCCCAAGACAGCCCCGAGCCCCAAGACAGCCCCCAGCCCCAAGACAGCCCCAAGCCAGCCCCgagcccctcttcctcctccccctcctccagcggCGGCGAGAGGCGACCCGACTGTCTTCAGAGTCAACAGAGCCCCGCGTTTCGCCAAACACCGGAAGCGTCTAAAAAGCCCTCGTTGTTTGTCGAGTAAATCTTGCTTTGTTGACGTAGACGTGTAG